The following are encoded together in the Variovorax sp. PBS-H4 genome:
- a CDS encoding alpha/beta hydrolase: protein MAEDIRSPAWYDAQYNNRARIPEHPSILQHWAEASARAYARRGWVLDLAYGDDASERLDVLPAARPEAPVLVYIHGGYWRALDKRDQSFVAPPFADAGAMVVLANYALCPAVTIEHIVLQLVRAVAWVFRNARVHGGDPARIVVAGHSAGGHLATMLLACDWKAVAPDLPADLVKAVLSISGLYQLEPLRHAPFLGADIGLSAASALRLSPAAMPAPLQGLLATVVGGGESEEFLRQAELIERAWGRHVIAAERVPGRNHMDVLNELANPGSRTHGLALELLGLEGQEPPNKKAARGRPSWGAGSVSPPRRLLPASP from the coding sequence ATGGCCGAAGACATCCGATCCCCTGCGTGGTACGACGCCCAGTACAACAATCGCGCGCGCATTCCTGAACACCCCTCGATCCTGCAGCACTGGGCCGAGGCCTCGGCGCGTGCCTACGCGCGCCGCGGCTGGGTGCTCGATCTCGCCTACGGGGACGACGCCAGCGAGCGCCTCGATGTGCTGCCCGCCGCCCGGCCTGAGGCGCCCGTGCTGGTCTACATCCACGGCGGCTATTGGCGTGCGCTCGACAAGCGCGACCAGAGCTTCGTGGCGCCGCCCTTCGCCGACGCGGGCGCAATGGTCGTGCTGGCCAACTATGCGTTGTGCCCGGCGGTCACGATCGAGCACATCGTCCTGCAGCTGGTGCGGGCGGTCGCCTGGGTGTTCAGGAATGCGCGGGTGCATGGCGGCGATCCGGCCCGCATCGTGGTGGCAGGCCATTCCGCGGGCGGGCATCTCGCGACGATGCTGCTGGCCTGCGATTGGAAAGCCGTCGCGCCGGACTTGCCCGCGGACCTAGTGAAGGCGGTGCTCTCGATCTCGGGCCTGTACCAGCTCGAGCCGCTGCGGCATGCGCCCTTCCTTGGCGCCGACATCGGCTTGAGCGCGGCGTCCGCGCTGCGGCTGAGCCCCGCGGCCATGCCGGCGCCTCTGCAGGGTTTGCTGGCGACGGTGGTGGGCGGCGGCGAAAGCGAGGAGTTCCTCCGCCAAGCCGAGCTGATCGAACGCGCCTGGGGCCGGCACGTCATTGCAGCGGAACGCGTGCCCGGGCGCAACCACATGGACGTGTTGAACGAGCTCGCGAACCCAGGTTCGCGCACGCATGGACTGGCCCTGGAACTGCTGGGACTGGAGGGCCAGGAGCCGCCCAACAAAAAGGCCGCCCGAGGGCGGCCTTCCTGGGGTGCAGGCTCGGTCAGTCCTCCACGAAGGCTTCTTCCCGCTTCGCCTTGA